The following coding sequences lie in one Pseudomonas sp. B33.4 genomic window:
- a CDS encoding trimeric intracellular cation channel family protein has translation MRHAVAPAGRKSRVERIVLVADLAGTAVFAVEGAIAAMRSQLDLLGVMVIAFIVALGGGVTRDLLIGATPPNAVADWRYPALAFFMGGLAFIFHEQVLGWSGSTLIVLDAAGLALFAVAGAQKALNFGITPFVAMLMGTITGVGGGVIRDIVLARIPVVLQVDLYASSAFVGAAVLIIARRLGVSPVAAALLAGAGCLTLRLLSVHFGWQLPKVIA, from the coding sequence TTGCGTCACGCAGTAGCGCCGGCGGGGCGTAAGTCCCGGGTTGAGCGGATTGTGCTGGTGGCCGACCTGGCCGGCACGGCGGTGTTTGCTGTCGAGGGTGCGATTGCGGCAATGCGCAGTCAGCTCGATTTGCTCGGGGTGATGGTGATTGCGTTTATCGTCGCCCTTGGCGGCGGGGTCACCCGTGATCTTTTGATTGGTGCGACGCCACCCAATGCCGTGGCCGATTGGCGTTACCCGGCGCTGGCGTTTTTCATGGGCGGGTTGGCGTTTATCTTTCATGAGCAGGTGCTGGGTTGGTCTGGATCGACGCTGATTGTGCTCGACGCTGCGGGGTTGGCGTTGTTCGCCGTGGCGGGTGCGCAGAAGGCGTTGAATTTCGGCATTACGCCGTTTGTGGCGATGCTGATGGGCACGATCACGGGGGTTGGCGGCGGGGTGATTCGCGACATTGTGCTGGCGCGGATACCGGTGGTGTTGCAGGTGGATTTGTATGCGAGTTCGGCGTTTGTCGGTGCGGCGGTGTTGATCATCGCCCGCAGGCTGGGTGTTTCCCCGGTAGCGGCGGCATTGCTGGCGGGGGCGGGGTGTTTGACGTTGCGTTTGCTGTCGGTGCATTTCGGCTGGCAATTGCCGAAAGTCATCGCCTGA
- a CDS encoding SDR family oxidoreductase, translating into MSKTQLFDLDGKIAFVSGASRGIGEAIAKLLAQQGAHVIVSSRKLDGCQHVADAIIAAGGKATAVACHIGEMEQISQVFAGIKEQFGRLDILVNNAATNPQFCNVLDTDLSAFQKTVDVNIRGYFFMSVEAGKLMRENGGGSIINVASINGISPGIFQGIYSVTKAAVINMTKVFAKECAQFGIRCNALLPGLTDTKFASALVKNDAILKQALTQIPLKRVADPSEMAGAVLYLASDASSYTTGVALNVDGGFLS; encoded by the coding sequence ATGTCCAAGACTCAGTTGTTCGACCTCGACGGCAAAATCGCTTTCGTTTCCGGCGCCAGCCGTGGCATCGGCGAAGCCATCGCCAAACTGCTGGCCCAGCAAGGTGCCCACGTAATCGTCTCGAGCCGCAAGCTCGACGGTTGCCAGCATGTCGCCGACGCGATCATCGCCGCTGGCGGCAAAGCCACTGCGGTGGCCTGCCACATCGGTGAAATGGAGCAGATCAGCCAGGTCTTCGCCGGGATCAAGGAACAGTTCGGCCGCCTCGACATTCTGGTCAACAATGCCGCAACCAATCCACAGTTCTGCAACGTGCTGGACACCGATCTGAGCGCATTTCAGAAGACCGTCGACGTGAACATTCGCGGCTACTTCTTCATGTCCGTGGAAGCGGGCAAGCTGATGCGTGAAAACGGTGGCGGCAGCATCATCAACGTCGCGTCGATCAACGGTATTTCGCCGGGGATTTTCCAGGGCATCTACTCGGTGACCAAAGCGGCGGTGATCAACATGACCAAAGTGTTTGCCAAGGAATGCGCGCAGTTCGGCATCCGCTGCAACGCCCTGCTGCCGGGCCTGACCGACACCAAATTCGCTTCGGCACTGGTGAAGAACGATGCGATCCTCAAGCAAGCACTGACGCAGATTCCGCTCAAGCGTGTGGCGGATCCGAGCGAAATGGCTGGCGCGGTGTTGTACCTGGCCAGTGACGCGTCGAGCTACACCACGGGTGTTGCGCTGAATGTCGACGGTGGGTTCCTGTCCTGA
- a CDS encoding phosphotransferase family protein, whose translation MALTDQSTRIRSGEELDASLIDPYLKAHIPGLSGTPAISQFPGGASNLTYLLEYPEQEFVLRRPPFGHKAKSAHDMGREFRILNQLRDGFPYCPKAYVHCTDESVIGAEFYVMERVNGIILRSELPPELGLDSAKTEALCKSFIDRFVELHRVDYNVCGLGDLGKPQGYVARQIKGWSERYEKALTPDAPHWEKVKAWLNDKMPADHPTSSIVHNDYRFDNVILDPHNPMQIIGVLDWELTTLGDPLMDLGNTLAYWIQADDPAPVQLMRRQPSHAPGMLTRREFVDYYAERSGIQIDNFDFYYTYGLFRLAGIVQQIYYRFYHGQTQDKRFAQFIHMNKLLEQMSLQVIAKSSL comes from the coding sequence ATGGCGCTTACTGACCAGTCCACCCGTATCCGCTCTGGCGAAGAACTCGATGCCAGCCTGATCGATCCGTACCTCAAGGCGCACATTCCGGGCCTCAGCGGCACACCTGCGATCAGCCAGTTCCCCGGCGGTGCGTCGAACCTGACCTACCTGCTGGAATACCCGGAACAGGAATTCGTCCTGCGCCGCCCGCCGTTTGGCCACAAGGCCAAATCCGCCCACGACATGGGCCGTGAATTCCGCATCCTCAATCAATTGCGCGACGGCTTCCCGTATTGCCCGAAAGCCTACGTGCACTGCACCGACGAATCGGTGATCGGCGCCGAGTTCTACGTGATGGAACGGGTCAACGGCATCATCCTGCGCTCGGAACTACCGCCGGAGCTGGGCCTTGATTCGGCAAAAACCGAAGCGTTGTGCAAAAGCTTCATCGACCGCTTCGTCGAACTGCACCGCGTCGACTACAACGTCTGTGGCCTCGGTGATCTGGGCAAACCGCAAGGCTACGTCGCCCGCCAGATCAAAGGCTGGAGCGAACGCTACGAAAAAGCCCTGACCCCCGACGCGCCACACTGGGAAAAGGTCAAAGCCTGGCTCAACGACAAGATGCCGGCCGACCACCCGACTTCAAGCATCGTCCACAACGACTACCGTTTCGACAATGTCATCCTCGACCCGCACAACCCGATGCAGATCATCGGCGTGCTCGACTGGGAACTGACCACCCTCGGCGACCCGCTAATGGACCTGGGCAACACCCTCGCCTATTGGATTCAGGCCGATGACCCAGCGCCGGTGCAACTGATGCGCCGCCAGCCAAGCCACGCGCCGGGCATGCTCACGCGCCGCGAATTCGTCGATTACTACGCCGAACGCTCGGGCATCCAGATCGACAATTTCGATTTCTACTACACCTACGGCCTGTTCCGCCTGGCCGGCATCGTGCAGCAGATCTACTACCGCTTCTATCACGGCCAGACCCAGGACAAACGCTTCGCGCAGTTCATTCACATGAACAAACTGCTGGAGCAGATGAGCCTGCAAGTCATTGCGAAATCGAGCCTCTGA
- a CDS encoding DUF4280 domain-containing protein: MGCPQVCATATLQCSFGAAPSMLNVLPVNRTLTGGMPAANIMDHIPLVNILPFGVCMSMANPMVAAATAAALGVLTPMPCIPATATPWIPGGAPTLLLGGMPAIDANSTLMCNWAGVIKIVVPGQMQMLIP; encoded by the coding sequence ATGGGCTGTCCGCAAGTCTGTGCCACGGCCACGTTGCAATGCAGCTTCGGCGCCGCGCCGTCGATGCTCAACGTGTTGCCGGTTAACCGCACGCTGACCGGCGGGATGCCGGCGGCGAACATCATGGATCACATTCCGCTGGTCAATATCCTGCCGTTCGGGGTGTGCATGAGCATGGCCAATCCGATGGTGGCCGCTGCGACGGCGGCCGCGTTGGGGGTGTTGACGCCGATGCCGTGCATTCCGGCGACGGCCACGCCGTGGATCCCCGGCGGGGCGCCGACGTTATTGTTGGGCGGGATGCCGGCGATCGATGCCAACTCGACGTTGATGTGCAACTGGGCGGGGGTGATCAAGATTGTCGTGCCGGGGCAGATGCAGATGCTGATTCCCTGA
- a CDS encoding toxin-antitoxin system YwqK family antitoxin, whose translation MGITPLDLQQDDKQLKGRLQDGQLEGPLNIKDDGRKQADLHYSQGELQGTSLLYHPNGKVSAQMPFVRDKLQGVASFYAPEGFLQRKATYRRGLLHGEAFNYFPDGQVAEAEFYRDGVREGRYQRFHPNGKPALEARYVNGQLLEPEQGFAEDGRPLGADGKPISRVRWWYRQWADPQQV comes from the coding sequence ATGGGGATTACACCGCTGGATCTGCAGCAGGACGACAAGCAACTCAAGGGGCGCTTGCAGGACGGTCAGCTAGAGGGGCCGTTGAACATCAAGGATGACGGGCGCAAGCAGGCGGATCTGCATTACAGCCAGGGCGAACTGCAGGGCACGTCGCTGCTCTATCACCCCAACGGCAAGGTCTCGGCGCAAATGCCCTTTGTGCGCGATAAGCTGCAAGGGGTCGCCAGTTTTTATGCGCCGGAGGGTTTTCTGCAGCGCAAGGCGACGTATCGGCGCGGGTTGCTGCACGGCGAAGCGTTCAACTACTTCCCGGATGGGCAAGTGGCGGAGGCGGAGTTTTATCGCGATGGCGTGCGAGAGGGGCGTTATCAGCGCTTTCATCCCAATGGTAAACCGGCGCTGGAGGCGCGCTATGTGAATGGTCAACTGCTGGAGCCGGAGCAAGGTTTTGCCGAGGACGGGCGGCCGCTGGGGGCGGATGGCAAGCCGATTTCGCGGGTGCGCTGGTGGTATCGGCAGTGGGCGGATCCGCAGCAGGTCTGA
- the tssI gene encoding type VI secretion system tip protein VgrG, whose product MPRSTDSNTSLSLTATSLSALYPECLSGEEALNALGSQMLSGLNDGASLTLTSAVATHVTTTLHNNAQLRPFDALVAEIRQLPADATAERYQLILRPWLWWLTLASNNRVFQNLATSDIVTTIFKAHGFSDFKLSLTGSYTPREYCVQYCETDFAFVSRLMEEEGIFWFFTHDDGKHTLVLGDSNDAFVPIPNGPTVKYLGQGLGERELHGIRSGQVCLQAVAGVYRATDYEFTTPTTSLYGQAEAVAGPLSIYEHPGSYNAKARGDALTKQRVDGLRSEEKRFVGESDCRWLIPGHWFTLDGHDDASLNVDWVVTRVTHDASHESYRNRFEAIPKATPFRPQRVTPKPRMHPQTAIVVGKSGEEIWTDEYGRIKLQFPWDRDGKNDETSSCWVRVVLPWSGKGFGMQFIPRIGQEVIVTFIDGDPDRPLVTGCVYNGDNALPYALPANQTQSGIKTQSSKGGGGFNELRFEDKKDAEEVFLQAQKDFNINVLNDTAATVGHDETLTVQNARTRTVKDGDETVTLEKGKRSVTIQTGSDSLDVKDSRTVKVGADQNHSTGGNFTDKVTGDYSLTVDGNLTIKVSGTLTLQSGGSFTIKSGADLATSASTSITHKAGTALTNQAGTSLDNKAGTTLTNDAGISLTNKGAASQTVDGGGMLTIKGGLVQVN is encoded by the coding sequence ATGCCACGTTCCACCGACAGCAACACCAGTCTCTCCCTCACCGCGACTTCGCTGTCGGCGCTTTATCCTGAGTGTCTGTCCGGTGAAGAAGCGCTCAATGCGCTCGGTTCGCAAATGCTCAGTGGCCTCAACGATGGCGCCTCGCTCACGCTGACCTCTGCCGTCGCCACCCATGTCACCACTACCCTGCACAACAATGCACAGCTGCGCCCGTTCGATGCCCTCGTCGCCGAGATCCGCCAACTGCCTGCCGATGCGACCGCCGAGCGCTATCAGCTGATTTTAAGACCGTGGCTATGGTGGCTGACGCTAGCCAGCAACAACCGCGTCTTCCAGAACCTCGCGACCTCGGACATCGTCACGACGATTTTCAAGGCCCATGGCTTCAGCGATTTCAAACTCTCGCTAACCGGCAGTTACACGCCGCGCGAGTACTGTGTGCAGTACTGCGAAACCGACTTCGCCTTTGTCTCGCGACTAATGGAAGAGGAAGGCATTTTCTGGTTTTTCACTCACGACGACGGCAAACACACGCTGGTATTGGGCGACAGCAACGATGCTTTCGTACCCATTCCCAACGGGCCGACGGTTAAGTATCTGGGTCAGGGCCTGGGCGAGCGGGAGTTACACGGCATTCGTTCCGGGCAAGTCTGCTTGCAAGCGGTAGCCGGGGTTTATCGAGCGACGGATTACGAATTCACCACGCCAACCACTTCGCTCTACGGCCAGGCCGAAGCCGTGGCCGGGCCGCTTTCGATCTACGAGCATCCGGGCAGCTACAACGCCAAGGCGCGCGGTGATGCGCTGACCAAGCAACGGGTCGACGGCTTGCGCAGCGAGGAGAAACGCTTTGTCGGTGAAAGCGACTGCCGTTGGCTGATTCCGGGCCACTGGTTCACCCTCGACGGGCATGACGATGCGAGTCTGAACGTCGATTGGGTCGTCACGCGGGTCACCCATGACGCCAGCCACGAAAGTTATCGCAACCGCTTCGAAGCCATCCCCAAAGCCACCCCGTTTCGCCCGCAACGTGTGACGCCAAAGCCGCGCATGCATCCGCAGACCGCGATCGTGGTGGGCAAGTCCGGTGAGGAAATCTGGACCGACGAATACGGCCGGATCAAGTTGCAGTTCCCGTGGGATCGCGACGGCAAGAACGATGAAACCAGCTCCTGCTGGGTGCGCGTGGTGTTGCCGTGGAGCGGCAAAGGCTTCGGCATGCAGTTCATCCCGCGCATCGGCCAGGAAGTCATCGTCACGTTTATCGACGGTGATCCGGACCGGCCGCTGGTCACCGGTTGCGTTTATAACGGCGACAACGCCCTGCCCTATGCCCTCCCGGCCAATCAGACGCAATCGGGGATCAAGACCCAGTCGTCCAAGGGTGGCGGCGGCTTCAACGAGCTGCGCTTCGAGGACAAGAAGGACGCTGAAGAAGTGTTCTTGCAGGCGCAGAAGGATTTCAACATCAACGTGCTCAACGACACCGCTGCCACCGTCGGCCACGACGAAACCCTCACGGTGCAAAATGCGCGCACGCGCACAGTGAAGGACGGCGACGAGACGGTGACGCTGGAAAAAGGTAAACGCAGCGTGACCATTCAGACCGGCAGCGACAGCCTCGATGTGAAGGACAGCCGCACGGTGAAGGTCGGCGCCGACCAGAACCACAGCACCGGCGGCAACTTCACCGACAAGGTCACAGGCGATTACAGCCTGACGGTCGATGGCAACCTGACGATCAAGGTCAGCGGCACCCTCACTCTGCAAAGCGGCGGTAGTTTCACCATCAAGAGCGGCGCTGATCTGGCGACGTCGGCCAGCACTTCGATCACGCACAAGGCCGGCACCGCGCTGACCAATCAGGCCGGAACCTCACTGGACAACAAGGCTGGAACGACGCTGACCAACGATGCCGGCATCAGCCTGACCAACAAGGGCGCAGCCTCGCAGACCGTGGATGGCGGCGGCATGCTGACCATCAAGGGCGGTCTGGTGCAGGTCAACTGA
- the tssH gene encoding type VI secretion system ATPase TssH, with protein MELASLIGRLNPDNRRALERAAQRCLQRGHHFVEIEHLLLELLDIEGGDFVFLLPRFGLERDALTAEINKALDLFKAGSTRTPALSSHTLGLLEDAVVQASVLGLDSIRSGLLLLALIDRDERRSLLLNSASSLLRIPKEALRANLLEWTENSREHVGARKGSSANPAPRQDSVLDQYTQDLTADAHAGRIDPIVGRDGEIRQCIDILLRRRQNNPILVGAPGVGKTAVVEGLALRIAAGDVPPSLQEVSLRVLDLGLLQAGAGVKGEFEQRLKGVIDAVRSADKPIILFIDEAHTLIGAGGAEGGSDAANLLKPALARGELRTLAATTWMEYKKYFEKDPALARRFQLVQVEEPDEITAVEMLRGVAAKLEQHHGVQVLDAAIHEAVKLSHRYISGRQLPDKAISVLDTACARVALGQHDVPPPLESLRHRQQSLKEEVERLRREQATGLDHRERITLLESESKTNVQAIRELETRWSEERVAVRELLDTRRELLDLSERADSEKPDEATDSRIDHLAAELLRLEAGLDAIRQDDPLVPEQVDTKTVAAVIAGWTGIPVGKMLADEAHAVRTLGTRMGQRVMGQSLALNTIAQRLQAYRAGLTDPQKPVGVFLLVGPTGVGKTETAYALADALYGGERNLISINLSEYQEAHTVSQLKGAPPGYVGYGSGGVLTEAVRRKPYSVVLLDEIEKAHPDVLEAFYNVFDKGLMEDGTGLVVDFKNTVMLATSNVGAELLLDTPVAQLGSEAFNEALHKVLLQAFRPAFLARMTVVAYRPLDEATLEGIVLAKLEKLRGRYKAATGKQFEFDSGIVKAVLAKCSAAGARDVENVLMTQVTGKLAEWVLE; from the coding sequence ATGGAACTGGCCAGCCTGATCGGACGCCTCAACCCGGACAACCGCCGCGCCCTCGAACGCGCCGCGCAGCGCTGTTTGCAGCGCGGGCATCACTTTGTCGAGATCGAACATCTGTTGCTCGAACTGCTCGACATCGAGGGCGGTGATTTTGTTTTTCTGCTGCCGCGTTTCGGCCTGGAACGTGATGCGCTCACGGCTGAGATCAACAAGGCGCTGGACCTGTTCAAGGCGGGCAGTACGCGCACGCCGGCGCTGTCGTCGCACACCCTCGGTTTGCTCGAAGATGCGGTGGTCCAGGCCAGTGTATTGGGGCTCGACAGTATTCGTTCCGGGTTGCTGTTGCTGGCGTTGATCGATCGCGACGAGCGCCGCAGCTTGTTGCTCAACAGCGCCTCATCGTTGCTGCGGATTCCCAAAGAAGCGTTGCGCGCGAATCTGCTGGAATGGACGGAAAACTCTCGTGAGCATGTCGGTGCGCGTAAGGGTTCATCGGCCAATCCTGCACCGCGCCAGGACTCGGTGCTCGATCAATACACCCAGGATCTGACGGCCGACGCTCATGCCGGGCGCATTGATCCGATCGTGGGTCGCGACGGTGAGATCCGTCAGTGCATCGACATTCTGCTGCGCCGTCGGCAAAACAATCCGATTCTGGTGGGTGCTCCGGGCGTGGGTAAAACCGCCGTGGTCGAAGGCCTGGCCCTGCGCATTGCCGCCGGTGATGTACCGCCATCGTTGCAGGAGGTCAGTTTGCGTGTGCTCGACCTCGGTCTGTTGCAGGCCGGTGCCGGGGTCAAAGGTGAATTCGAACAGCGCTTGAAGGGCGTTATCGATGCAGTGCGCAGTGCCGACAAGCCGATCATCCTGTTTATCGACGAAGCCCATACGTTGATCGGCGCTGGCGGTGCCGAGGGTGGCAGCGATGCGGCCAACCTGCTGAAACCGGCGCTGGCCCGTGGCGAGTTGCGCACCCTCGCCGCCACGACATGGATGGAATACAAAAAATATTTCGAGAAAGACCCGGCCCTCGCCCGCCGCTTTCAACTGGTACAGGTAGAAGAGCCGGACGAAATCACTGCCGTGGAAATGCTTCGTGGCGTGGCCGCCAAACTTGAACAGCACCACGGCGTGCAGGTGCTCGATGCCGCTATTCATGAAGCGGTGAAGCTCTCGCACCGCTACATTTCCGGCCGTCAGTTACCGGACAAAGCCATCAGCGTGCTCGACACCGCGTGCGCCCGGGTCGCCCTCGGCCAGCACGATGTGCCGCCACCGCTGGAGAGCCTGCGTCATCGCCAGCAAAGCCTGAAAGAAGAAGTCGAACGCCTGCGCCGTGAACAGGCCACCGGGCTGGACCACCGCGAACGCATCACGCTGCTGGAAAGTGAGTCGAAGACCAACGTTCAGGCGATTCGCGAACTGGAAACCCGCTGGAGCGAAGAGCGCGTCGCCGTACGCGAACTGCTCGATACCCGCCGTGAACTGCTGGATTTGAGCGAACGCGCCGACAGCGAAAAACCTGATGAAGCCACCGACAGCCGCATCGATCATCTGGCCGCCGAACTGCTGCGACTGGAGGCCGGCCTCGATGCGATTCGCCAGGACGACCCACTGGTGCCCGAACAGGTCGACACCAAAACCGTCGCCGCCGTGATTGCCGGCTGGACCGGCATCCCCGTCGGCAAAATGCTCGCCGACGAAGCCCACGCCGTGCGCACTCTAGGCACACGCATGGGCCAACGCGTGATGGGCCAAAGCCTCGCGCTCAATACCATCGCCCAACGCTTGCAGGCCTACCGCGCCGGACTCACCGACCCGCAAAAACCGGTCGGAGTGTTCCTGTTGGTCGGCCCCACGGGCGTCGGCAAAACCGAAACGGCGTATGCGTTGGCCGACGCCTTGTACGGCGGCGAACGCAACCTGATCAGCATCAATCTTTCCGAATATCAGGAGGCCCACACCGTCAGCCAACTCAAAGGCGCACCACCCGGTTATGTCGGTTACGGCAGCGGCGGCGTGCTGACCGAGGCGGTGCGGCGCAAACCTTATTCGGTGGTGTTGCTCGATGAAATCGAGAAGGCCCACCCGGATGTGCTGGAGGCGTTCTACAACGTTTTCGATAAAGGCTTGATGGAGGACGGCACCGGGCTGGTGGTGGATTTCAAGAACACCGTGATGCTCGCCACCAGCAACGTCGGCGCCGAACTGTTGCTCGACACACCGGTTGCGCAACTCGGCTCCGAAGCCTTCAACGAAGCCCTGCACAAGGTCCTGCTGCAAGCCTTCCGCCCGGCGTTTCTGGCGCGCATGACCGTGGTTGCCTATCGGCCGCTGGATGAGGCGACGCTGGAAGGGATTGTGCTCGCCAAGCTTGAGAAGTTGCGTGGCCGGTACAAGGCGGCGACCGGCAAGCAGTTCGAGTTCGATTCGGGAATTGTCAAAGCGGTGCTGGCCAAGTGCAGCGCGGCGGGTGCACGGGATGTCGAGAATGTGTTGATGACACAGGTGACGGGGAAGCTGGCGGAGTGGGTGCTGGAGTAA
- the tssG gene encoding type VI secretion system baseplate subunit TssG has protein sequence MATPSRHAPVALTLSQRLRREPQAFEWLQALLLLEREQPQADPLGSGTSPQTEALKLRGPLTPAFAASQIEALHEAPGEPLTIDTPIFGLGGPDGPLPYAYQDWLQQRARAKDHAPAAFLDLFQHRLLSLLYKVMRKHRVALGFVTPGASPVQAQLRALTGLLPKALQERQAVPDCAVLACTALFADGRRSLAGFAAIVREQFAVPVELSAYEGAWRQIPPASRSVIKPGGRNLQLGRSAVAGTRVWDEHAGIRLTLGPLPSTQAARFLPDGEAHPALASLAGLYFGPDLDVRLVLRVRGAGPLKLARQSPVLLSWNGGLQRQASLGVQTIETRLRQLEIT, from the coding sequence ATGGCAACCCCAAGCCGGCATGCCCCTGTCGCTCTGACCCTGAGCCAGCGCCTGCGCCGTGAGCCGCAGGCCTTCGAATGGTTGCAGGCGTTGCTGTTGCTCGAACGCGAGCAGCCGCAGGCCGATCCACTTGGCAGCGGCACCTCGCCTCAGACCGAAGCGCTGAAACTGCGCGGGCCACTGACGCCGGCGTTTGCCGCCAGCCAGATCGAAGCGCTGCACGAAGCGCCTGGCGAACCGCTGACGATCGACACGCCGATCTTCGGTCTCGGCGGCCCGGACGGTCCTCTCCCCTACGCCTATCAGGATTGGCTGCAACAACGGGCGCGGGCCAAGGATCATGCACCGGCCGCGTTTCTCGATCTGTTCCAGCATCGCTTGCTCAGCCTGCTTTACAAAGTGATGCGCAAACACCGCGTCGCGTTGGGTTTTGTCACGCCGGGGGCTTCGCCGGTGCAGGCGCAATTGCGCGCACTGACCGGTTTGCTGCCCAAGGCTTTGCAGGAGCGCCAGGCTGTTCCCGACTGCGCCGTGCTCGCGTGCACAGCGTTGTTTGCCGATGGCCGTCGCTCACTGGCGGGGTTCGCCGCGATTGTCCGCGAGCAGTTTGCCGTGCCGGTCGAATTGAGCGCCTACGAGGGTGCCTGGCGGCAGATCCCGCCGGCCAGCCGCAGCGTGATCAAACCGGGTGGACGCAACCTGCAACTGGGCCGCAGCGCCGTGGCTGGCACGCGAGTCTGGGATGAGCACGCCGGTATTCGCCTGACCCTCGGGCCATTGCCATCGACACAGGCGGCGCGCTTTCTCCCGGACGGCGAAGCACACCCGGCACTGGCCAGTCTCGCCGGGTTGTATTTCGGCCCGGATCTGGACGTCAGACTGGTGCTGCGGGTGCGCGGGGCCGGGCCGCTGAAGCTCGCTCGCCAGAGCCCGGTTCTGCTGAGCTGGAACGGCGGCTTGCAGCGTCAGGCCAGCCTCGGCGTGCAAACCATCGAAACCCGCCTTCGTCAGCTGGAGATCACCTGA